Part of the Pseudomonas sp. P8_241 genome is shown below.
CTCGAAGCGCTGGACGAGCAGGTCAAGGCCGGCAAGATTCGCCACATTGGCCTGTCCAACGAAACACCGTGGGGCACCATGCGCTTCCTCGCCCTGGCCGAAGCCCGTGGCTGGCCGCGCGCAGTGTCGATCCAGAACCCGTACAACCTGCTCAACCGCAGCTTTGAAATCGGTCTGGCGGAAATCGCCATTCGCGAGCAGTGCGGTTTGCTGGCTTACTCGCCGTTGGCGTTTGGCTTCCTTTCGGGTAAATACGAAGGTGGCGCGCGCCCACCGAAGGGCCGCCTGAGCCTCTATAGCCGCTTCAGTCGCTACTTCAACCCGCAGTCGGAAGCGGCGTGCAGCCGCTATGTGGCATTGGCACGGGAGCACGGCCTGGATCCCGCCCAAATGGCGCTGGCCTTTGTCACTCAACAGCCATTCGTGACCAGCAACATCATTGGCGCGACCACGATGGAACAACTGGAGAGCAACATTGCCAGTTTTGATCTGAAACTGTCGGAAGAAGTGCTGGAGGGGATCGAAGCGATTCACAAGGATCATCCGAACCCTGCGCCCTAAGTAAAAAGATCGCAGCCTTCGGCAGCTCCTACAGGGCTCAAACCGATCCTGTCTAGGAGCTGCCGCAGGCTGCGATCTTTTCAGCCATCACATGGATTCAAAGAGATCGCGCAATAATCTCCTTCATGATTTCATTGGTCCCGGCATAAATCCGCTGCACCCGCGCATCCGCCCACGCCCGGGCAATCGGGTATTCCCACATGAACCCATAGCCGCCATGCAGCTGCACGCACTCGTCGAGCACCTTGCATTGCAGGTCGGTGCCCCAGTACTTGGCCATCGCAGCCGTTGGCACATCAAGCTTGCCTTGCAGGTGCAGCTCCAGGCATCGGTCAACGAAGACCCGGCCGATCTGGATTTCTGTCGCCATTTCCGCCAGCTTGAAGCGGGTGTTCTGGAAGTCGGCGATCGACTTGCCGAACGCCTTGCGGTCGCGGGTGTAATCGAGCGTCCATTGCAAACCGGCCTCGGCTGACGCCAGCCCGCCGATGGCCACGGTCAACCGCTCCTGCGGCAACTCCTGCATCAGGTAGGCAAACCCCATTCCGGCTTGGCCGAGCAGGTTTTCCTTAGGCACCCGGACATCCTGAAAGAACAATTCCGAGGTGTCCTGGGCTTTCATGCCGACCTTCTCCAGGCGCTTGCCCTTTTCGAAGCCCGGCGTGCTGGTCTCGACCAGAAACAGACTGGTGCCTTTCGCGCCGGCCTTGGGATCGGTCTTGGCGACAACGATCACCAGGTCCGCCAGATAGCCGTTGGTAATAAAGGTCTTCGAGCCGTTGATCACATATTCATCGCCATCGAGCACTGCGGTGGTTTTCACCCCTTGCAGGTCGGAACCGGCACCCGGCTCGGTCATGGCAATGGCGCTCACCATCTCGCCAGACACCAGTTTCGGCAGGTATTTGTGTTTCAGCGCTTCACTGCCGTAATGCAGGATATACGGCGCAACGATGTCTGAATGCAGAGAGAATCCGATGCCGGTCAAACCCAGACGGCCGACCTCTTCAATCACCACCGCACTGTAAAGAAAGTCGGCCCCCAATCCGCCGTACTCTTCGGGCAAATGCGAGCACAGCATCCCCGCCTCACCCGCCTTGTTCCAGAGTTTGCGATCGATATAGCCCTGCTTTTCCCACTGTCCATGGAACGGCACCGCTTCTTTTTCGAGGAATGTACGCACGCTGTCGCGAAAAAGTTCGTGCTCGGAACTGAACAGTGTTCTAGGGATCATGCAGCACCTTTTTTTTATTTTCAGAAGAAACAGACCTTCAGAGACTAAGCCCCGCGTCCGATACAGGACACTGGACACATCCGACAAAAAATAAGACGATCCAGCCGTCTGGTGACCACTTTCCCCTATAAGAATAAAGTTGAATTATGTCTAACCAAGCCTCCACGCCCTTGCGGCGCGTCAGCATCCTGGCAACCGACCGGGTTTTCGCTACCACCCTCATGACAGCCAAGGATTTCTTCCATCTCGCCAGCCTGCGCTACGGCAAACAGCTGGGTCATGGCTTGACTCCGGCGTTCGAAACGCGACTCGTCAGCCCCGACGGCAAACCGGTGAACAGTTTCAGCGATGTAATGATGCCGGTAGACGGCGCATTGGAAAACGCCGATATCATCGTTCTCCCGGCGTTCTGGGACGACTTCGATTCACTGTGCAAACGTTATCCACAGGTCCTGCCCTGGTTGCGCCAGCAACATGCGCGCGGCGCCGTGTTGTGTGGCGAGGCCACCGGCGTGTTCTGGCTGGCCGAAGCCGGCCTGCTCGACGGCAAGGAGGCGACAACCTACTGGCGCTTCTTCGAAGCTTTTGCCGAACGCTACCCACAGGTTCAGCTCAATCAGGACAAGCACCTGACCGACGCCGACAATCTTTTCTGCGCGGGCGGCACCACCTCCGCATGCGATCTGTACATCTATCTGATCGAGCGTTTCTGTGGCGCCAACGTTTCCCAGGCCGTGGCTCGCGACATTCTCTATGAAGTCCAGCGCAGCTATTCACCAGGGCGGATCGGCTTTGGCGGGCAGAAATTGCATCAAGACGTGATTATCCTGCAGATCCAGCACTGGCTCGAAGAGCATTTTGCCGACAAGTTTCGCTTCGAAGACGTTGCCCGCGAACACGGCATGAGCATTCGCAATTTTATGCGCCGTTTCCAGACCGCCACCGGCGACAAGCCGCTGCATTACCTGCAACGCCTGCGCATCGAAACGGCGAAGGGCTTGCTGTCCGCCAGCCGCAAGAGCATCAAGACCATCAGCTACGAAGTAGGCTACGACGATGCGAGCTTCTTTGCGCGCCTGTTCCGCCAGCATACGGAACTGTCACCGAACCAGTATCGGCAGCAGTTTCAGCAAGCGGCCTAAAAGTTCGCAGCCTACGGCAGCTCCTACCGATGGTGTGTATCTGTAGGAGCTGGCGAAGCCTGCGATCTTTTGATCTTCGGCGCACCACAAAAAAGGCCTGCATGCGCAGGCCTTTTTTACTTTCCGAACACTGTTACGGCTTATGCGCCCGCGCCAGGAATTCGTGGGATTGCATTTCCAGCAGTCGGCTGAGGGTGCGCTGGAATTCGAAATTCAGGCGACCGCCGGTGTAGAGATCTTTAAGCTCGACTTCCGCAGAAATGATCAGTTTCACGTTGCGATCGTAAAACTCGTCGACCATGTTGATGAAACGTCTGGCGATGTCGTCGGTGGTGACGCTCATCTGCTCGACATCGCTAAGCAGCACGGCGTGGAAGATCTTGCCCAGTTCGATGTAATCGTTCTGGCTGCGTGGGCCGTCGCACAGTTCACGAAAGTTGAACCAGGCCACGTCATCGCAGGTGCGCAGGGCACGAATTTCACGGTTTTCGATCATCAGCACGTCATTTTCGACCGCCGCCGTGCATTCCGGGGTCAATGCACGGAAGCTTTTGCGCAGGCTCTCGTTGGCGGCTTCGTCGAGTGGATAGTGGAACAGCTCGGCTTGTTCGAGGTGACGCAGACGATAATCGACGCCGCTGTCGACGTTGACGATCTCGGTGTTCTGCTTGATCAGCGCAATGGCCGGCAGGAAGCGCGCGCGTTGCAGGCCGTCCTTATAGAGACCGTCCGGCACGATGTTCGACGTCGCGACCAGGGTCACGCCGTTCTTGAACAGCTCTTCCATCAGGGTGCCAAGGATCATGGCGTCGGTGATGTCGGAAACGAAGAACTCATCGAAGCAGATGACCCGGGCTTCGTTAGAGAAACGCTTGGCGATGATGGTCAGCGGGTTTTTCTCACCGCCCAGGGTCTTCATCTCTTCATGCACACGTTTCATGAAGCGGTGGAAGTGCGTACGAGACTTTTCCTTGAACGGCAACGCTTCGAAGAAGGTGTCGACCAGGTAAGTCTTGCCGCGGCCCACGCCGCCCCAGAAATACAGGCCCTTGACAGGCGCCTGATCCTTTTTGCCAAACAGTTTGCCCAGCAGGCCCGGTTTATTCTGATCGGCGGCGACCAGATCATCGTACAGGCGCTGCAAATGACGCACGGCCGTTTCCTGCGCGGCGTCATGAAAGAATTCCGGGCGTTTCAGATCAGCTTGATATCGTTCTAGGGGCGTCATAATTCGTTAGCAAGGCAACAAAAACGGGCCGTCACTGTAGCGACGGCCCCGAGGAATGGCAATCGGCCCTTGGTCGGACCGCGCCGCTGTTTAGTCCTGAACCGGGGTCAGGGCAATTCGCAGAGCTTCAATGGCAGCGTCGCGAGTGGCGCTGTCAGCAAAGGTCGGGCTATCGGCTACACACTCGCCTTCCAGCCAAACGCTGAAGCTCAGGTCTTCACTGCGCACGTCCAGAGCCTGGCCCGCTTGCAGCTGCTTGGTCACCTGCCCAGCGGTTTTACCGTCGGCAAAGTTGCACGACAGCAGCAGTTGCTCACCATCGGCCGCCAGCAGACGGAAACGGAAACTGCCGTCGTCTTCTCGGAAGCTGACAAAACGCGCCGATTTCGCGGCTTTCTTTTTGGTCGTCGCCGCCACTTGGGTCTGGGCAACAAAGGAACGCAGGCCGACTGCTTCACGCAGCTCGTTAAGAAACGGCGTCGCCACCGCGCGAGCCTTTTTCGCACCGTGTTGCAGCATGTCCTCCAGATCCGCCGGACGCTCGATCAGTTGGTGGTAACGCTCGCGGGACTCGCCCAGATCGTTGTCCAGCAACTGGAACAGTCGGTTCTTCGCCTCACCCCAACCCAGGCCTTGCAACAGCTCGCTGCGGAATTCGTCGGCTTGCGCCGGCGTGGCGAACGCCTGGAACAGGGTGAACAGGTGCGAGTTGTCCGGATCTTTCGCTTCACCCGGCGCGCGGGAGTCGGTGACGATCCGTGAAATCGCGTCCTTCATCTCTTTGGCGCTGCTGAACAGCGGAATGGTGTTGTCGTAGCTCTTCGACATCTTGCGGCCGTCCAGGCCCGGCAACGTGGCGACGCTCTCTTCGATCAACGCCTCGGGCATGGTGAAGAACTCTTTGCCTTGGCCAAACAGGTGATTGAAGCGCTGGCCGATGTCGCGGGCCATTTCCACGTGCTGAATCTGGTCGCGACCGACCGGCACCTTGTGCGCGTTGAACATCAGAATGTCAGCGGCCATCAACACTGGATAGCTGTACAAGCCCATGGTGATGCCGGCGTCCGGGTCTTCGCCGGTCTCGACGTTTTTGTCCACCGAGGCCTTGTAGGCGTGGGCGCGGTTGAGCAGGCCCTTGGCGGCGACGCAGGTCAACAACCAGGTCAGCTCAGGGATTTCGGGAATGTCGGACTGACGATAGAACGTCACGCGGTCCACATCCAGGCCACCTGCAAGCCAGGTCGCGGCGATTTCCAGACGCGAGCGCTGTATGCGCAGCGGGTCATCGCACTTGATCAAGGCGTGGTAGTCGGCCAGGAAGTAGAACGAATCAGCGTTACTGTCGCGGCTGGCGATGATCGCCGGGCGGATGGCTCCGGCGTAGTTGCCCAGGTGCGGCGTGCCGGTGGTGGTGATGCCGGTAAGAATACGGGTACGAGTCGTCATGGGTAATCGCTTGTCAGACTGCAATCAATTCGAAAGGCGCGGCAGGATC
Proteins encoded:
- a CDS encoding NADP(H)-dependent aldo-keto reductase, giving the protein MEYRQLGRTNLNVSALCLGTMTWGEQNSEADAFAQIERAKSAGINFIDTAEMYPVPPKAETYATTERYIGNYFKSRGDRADWILASKIAGPGNTIDYIRDKSLRHNRQHITEAVDGSLKRLQTDYIDLYQLHWPERSTNFFGQLGYKHVTEANLTPLEDTLEALDEQVKAGKIRHIGLSNETPWGTMRFLALAEARGWPRAVSIQNPYNLLNRSFEIGLAEIAIREQCGLLAYSPLAFGFLSGKYEGGARPPKGRLSLYSRFSRYFNPQSEAACSRYVALAREHGLDPAQMALAFVTQQPFVTSNIIGATTMEQLESNIASFDLKLSEEVLEGIEAIHKDHPNPAP
- a CDS encoding acyl-CoA dehydrogenase family protein, which encodes MIPRTLFSSEHELFRDSVRTFLEKEAVPFHGQWEKQGYIDRKLWNKAGEAGMLCSHLPEEYGGLGADFLYSAVVIEEVGRLGLTGIGFSLHSDIVAPYILHYGSEALKHKYLPKLVSGEMVSAIAMTEPGAGSDLQGVKTTAVLDGDEYVINGSKTFITNGYLADLVIVVAKTDPKAGAKGTSLFLVETSTPGFEKGKRLEKVGMKAQDTSELFFQDVRVPKENLLGQAGMGFAYLMQELPQERLTVAIGGLASAEAGLQWTLDYTRDRKAFGKSIADFQNTRFKLAEMATEIQIGRVFVDRCLELHLQGKLDVPTAAMAKYWGTDLQCKVLDECVQLHGGYGFMWEYPIARAWADARVQRIYAGTNEIMKEIIARSL
- a CDS encoding GlxA family transcriptional regulator gives rise to the protein MTAKDFFHLASLRYGKQLGHGLTPAFETRLVSPDGKPVNSFSDVMMPVDGALENADIIVLPAFWDDFDSLCKRYPQVLPWLRQQHARGAVLCGEATGVFWLAEAGLLDGKEATTYWRFFEAFAERYPQVQLNQDKHLTDADNLFCAGGTTSACDLYIYLIERFCGANVSQAVARDILYEVQRSYSPGRIGFGGQKLHQDVIILQIQHWLEEHFADKFRFEDVAREHGMSIRNFMRRFQTATGDKPLHYLQRLRIETAKGLLSASRKSIKTISYEVGYDDASFFARLFRQHTELSPNQYRQQFQQAA
- the zapE gene encoding cell division protein ZapE — its product is MTPLERYQADLKRPEFFHDAAQETAVRHLQRLYDDLVAADQNKPGLLGKLFGKKDQAPVKGLYFWGGVGRGKTYLVDTFFEALPFKEKSRTHFHRFMKRVHEEMKTLGGEKNPLTIIAKRFSNEARVICFDEFFVSDITDAMILGTLMEELFKNGVTLVATSNIVPDGLYKDGLQRARFLPAIALIKQNTEIVNVDSGVDYRLRHLEQAELFHYPLDEAANESLRKSFRALTPECTAAVENDVLMIENREIRALRTCDDVAWFNFRELCDGPRSQNDYIELGKIFHAVLLSDVEQMSVTTDDIARRFINMVDEFYDRNVKLIISAEVELKDLYTGGRLNFEFQRTLSRLLEMQSHEFLARAHKP
- a CDS encoding tryptophan--tRNA ligase encodes the protein MTTRTRILTGITTTGTPHLGNYAGAIRPAIIASRDSNADSFYFLADYHALIKCDDPLRIQRSRLEIAATWLAGGLDVDRVTFYRQSDIPEIPELTWLLTCVAAKGLLNRAHAYKASVDKNVETGEDPDAGITMGLYSYPVLMAADILMFNAHKVPVGRDQIQHVEMARDIGQRFNHLFGQGKEFFTMPEALIEESVATLPGLDGRKMSKSYDNTIPLFSSAKEMKDAISRIVTDSRAPGEAKDPDNSHLFTLFQAFATPAQADEFRSELLQGLGWGEAKNRLFQLLDNDLGESRERYHQLIERPADLEDMLQHGAKKARAVATPFLNELREAVGLRSFVAQTQVAATTKKKAAKSARFVSFREDDGSFRFRLLAADGEQLLLSCNFADGKTAGQVTKQLQAGQALDVRSEDLSFSVWLEGECVADSPTFADSATRDAAIEALRIALTPVQD